One segment of Brassica napus cultivar Da-Ae chromosome C3, Da-Ae, whole genome shotgun sequence DNA contains the following:
- the LOC125583823 gene encoding protein RADIALIS-like 3, with amino-acid sequence MASNSMSSNASWTRKENKLFERALAIYDQDTPDRWHNVARAVGGKSAEEVRRHYELLIRDVNDIESGRYPQPTYRSNGN; translated from the coding sequence ATGGCTTCCAACTCCATGAGTTCTAACGCGTCTTGGACACGTAAGGAGAACAAACTATTTGAAAGGGCTTTGGCTATATATGACCAGGACACTCCTGACCGCTGGCATAACGTTGCTAGAGCAGTTGGTGGGAAATCAGCTGAAGAAGTAAGGCGACACTACGAGCTACTCATTAGGGATGTCAATGACATCGAGTCAGGGCGTTATCCACAGCCTACTTACCGTTCGAATGGAAACTGA
- the LOC125575001 gene encoding transcription factor BEE 2-like isoform X2, translating into MDLSVLERVKWLQQQQMVSPDFFEILGSDGREELKRVESYLGNNNDELQSFRHYETIDGCISRTSSFQIEQVKNNEENRVIALQHKRKTEGKTEKIENKKKKKIKTEDETESSMKGKSNMSNSETSSEIQKRDYIHVRARRGEATDRHSLAERARREKLSKKMKCLQDIVPGCNKVTGKAGMLDEIINYVQSLQQQVEFLSMKLSVLNPELEYHINELSTKQACFTDLPEAVSKQLMMVDASSFPLQHQESLDYSVINSIQTTTLGSKDQTSSGWEIHSQSLYNNLRTDSVSSFFSLE; encoded by the exons ATGGACTTGTCTGTACTTGAAAGAGTTAAATGGCTGCAGCAGCAACAAATGGTCTCACCTGATTTTTTTGAGATACTTGGCTCAGATGGGAGAGAAGAGCTGAAAAGGGTTGAGAGTTATTTGGGAAACAATAATGATGAGTTGCAGAGTTTCAGACATTATGAAACTATTGATGGCTGCATCTCCAGGACAAGTAGCTTCCAAATTGAGCAAGTGAAGAACAATGAAGAAAACAGAGTCATTGCCTTGCAGCACAAGAGAAAAACAGAG GGTAAGACAGAAAAGAtagagaacaagaagaagaagaagatcaaaacAGAGGATGAAACAGAGTCAAGCATGAAAGGGAAATCAAACATGAGCAACTCAGAGACATCCTCAGAGATTCAGAAGCGAGACTACATCCATGTGAGAGCTAGAAGAGGTGAAGCCACAGACAGACATAGCTTAGCAGAAAGG GCAAGGAGAGAAAAGTTAAGCAAGAAGATGAAATGTCTACAAGACATTGTTCCTGGATGCAACAAAGTTACCGGTAAAGCCGGTATGCTTGATGAGATCATCAACTATGTCCAATCTCTGCAACAACAAGTCGAGTTCTTGTCTATGAAACTCTCTGTCTTAAATCCAGAGCTCGAGTATCACATCAATGAATTATCCACCAAACAG GCTTGCTTCACTGATCTACCAGAAGCCGTCTCGAAGCAGTTAATGATGGTGGATGCAAGTTCTTTTCCATTACAACATCAAGAATCTCTAGATTACTCTGTCATAAACTCAATCCAAACCACAACTCTCGGCTCT AAAGATCAAACATCTTCAGGCTGGGAAATTCACTCACAATCTCTTTACAACAACTTGAGAACCGATTCAGTTTCAAGTTTCTTCAGCCTCGAGTAA
- the LOC125575001 gene encoding transcription factor BEE 2-like isoform X1: MDLSVLERVKWLQQQQMVSPDFFEILGSDGREELKRVESYLGNNNDELQSFRHYETIDGCISRTSSFQIEQVKNNEENRVIALQHKRKTEGKTEKIENKKKKKIKTEDETESSMKGKSNMSNSETSSEIQKRDYIHVRARRGEATDRHSLAERARREKLSKKMKCLQDIVPGCNKVTGKAGMLDEIINYVQSLQQQVEFLSMKLSVLNPELEYHINELSTKQFQACFTDLPEAVSKQLMMVDASSFPLQHQESLDYSVINSIQTTTLGSKDQTSSGWEIHSQSLYNNLRTDSVSSFFSLE; the protein is encoded by the exons ATGGACTTGTCTGTACTTGAAAGAGTTAAATGGCTGCAGCAGCAACAAATGGTCTCACCTGATTTTTTTGAGATACTTGGCTCAGATGGGAGAGAAGAGCTGAAAAGGGTTGAGAGTTATTTGGGAAACAATAATGATGAGTTGCAGAGTTTCAGACATTATGAAACTATTGATGGCTGCATCTCCAGGACAAGTAGCTTCCAAATTGAGCAAGTGAAGAACAATGAAGAAAACAGAGTCATTGCCTTGCAGCACAAGAGAAAAACAGAG GGTAAGACAGAAAAGAtagagaacaagaagaagaagaagatcaaaacAGAGGATGAAACAGAGTCAAGCATGAAAGGGAAATCAAACATGAGCAACTCAGAGACATCCTCAGAGATTCAGAAGCGAGACTACATCCATGTGAGAGCTAGAAGAGGTGAAGCCACAGACAGACATAGCTTAGCAGAAAGG GCAAGGAGAGAAAAGTTAAGCAAGAAGATGAAATGTCTACAAGACATTGTTCCTGGATGCAACAAAGTTACCGGTAAAGCCGGTATGCTTGATGAGATCATCAACTATGTCCAATCTCTGCAACAACAAGTCGAGTTCTTGTCTATGAAACTCTCTGTCTTAAATCCAGAGCTCGAGTATCACATCAATGAATTATCCACCAAACAG TTTCAGGCTTGCTTCACTGATCTACCAGAAGCCGTCTCGAAGCAGTTAATGATGGTGGATGCAAGTTCTTTTCCATTACAACATCAAGAATCTCTAGATTACTCTGTCATAAACTCAATCCAAACCACAACTCTCGGCTCT AAAGATCAAACATCTTCAGGCTGGGAAATTCACTCACAATCTCTTTACAACAACTTGAGAACCGATTCAGTTTCAAGTTTCTTCAGCCTCGAGTAA
- the LOC106384666 gene encoding LOW QUALITY PROTEIN: uncharacterized protein LOC106384666 (The sequence of the model RefSeq protein was modified relative to this genomic sequence to represent the inferred CDS: deleted 2 bases in 2 codons; substituted 2 bases at 2 genomic stop codons) has protein sequence MEESKIIFQEDKLLSGQVKLKEDEYLPKECFITNLRIETKRVLREKIFYQLFLEKKYIFIFLLLYIITISKIRXQKTSIWIQXKQSEWRGIREVKQCPKQRRRKKGADVVDKIHRRDLPKIWNMSTCITTHIIKI, from the exons ATGGAAGAGTCTAAAATAATATTCCAAGAAGACAAGTTGTTGAGTGGGCAAGTGAAGTTGAAAGAAGATGAGTATCTGCCGAAAGAATGTTTTATCACAAACCTTAGAATAGAGACC AAGAGAGTACTACGAGAAAAGATATTTTATCAACTTTTTTTGGAGAAGAAATATATCTTCATCTTTTTGTTATTATACATT ATTACAATAAGTAAAATTAGATGACAAAAAACCTCAATATGGATACAATAAAAACAAAGTGAATGGAGAGGAATAAGAGAAGTTAAACAATGTCCAAAACAAAGGAGGCGTAAGAAAGGCGCAGATGTCGTCGATAAGATTCATCGACGAGATCTTCCCAAGATTTGGAATATGTCTACTTGCATTACCACCCacatcataaaaatataa
- the LOC125583822 gene encoding U-box domain-containing protein 5-like: MGIDTTQRIEEMSYSFKMHASICLALKNLVDRVTKIFPEIEAARPGSTTGIQTLCLLNKALEKAKLLLQYCSESSKLYMAVTGDAILSRGSRSKKLLEQSLSDIRTMVPTALSIKILEVLQDLKSTELSLESFEEEAGKAIRELMRRSTSSSVSSDEIRDFHFAALKLQLSTPEAVVVERRSLKSLYGKLGECEGNKRQILKYLLCLLKKHEKIIWSDHKEISLRQQHSVNDSVSASVAEAGCSEEHNSDTLPEQFKCPLSLTVMYDPVIISSGHTFERMSIQRWFDLGNDTCPVSERVLDDFTLQSNVAMKDQISKWCKKHGLDVQDPAMKHTDNASQNLDFSIASFTSSLYNIPDLSCFTSRDFSSSFSTDSPSYSRMSRGGYFMPMQTIASESGTEVTDSTHHSEVEIEPLCELSKLPWDAQVKAVQDVRSLFEKDSRAVRSVSPSKFLEPLITFLKNAHERNGTEGDVVKCGLDLLLTFLSGNRKAIESLKEDLFEMLCVFLGSELVAEEALNVLEVLSNHPQSLSKITSTSSLSSLLKIAESGAQHLQEQAMITLKNLSASNEICAEMVSLGFVHKLTSFLQQNVFSKHSIIMLKNLCNTEKGRVCVTETPGCLASIAELLDSNVSEELENAISILLQLCVEKIEYCYLVVREGLNIYSSLLLISNNGTEEAKVGASELLRALEEVVEEEEESSTPQEEATTSQVVVAPVTYQEPVVTAPSPKKSGLFGLRFILKKKKIKS, from the exons ATGGGAATTGACACCACTCAACGTATAGAGGAGATGTCTTACTCCTTCAAG ATGCACGCTTCCATCTGCTTAGCCTTGAAGAACTTAGTTGATAGAGTTACGAAAATCTTTCCTGAAATAGAAGCTGCTAGACCTGGATCTACCACAGGGATACAGACTCTATGTTTGCTCAACAAAGCTCTGGAGAAAGCTAAGCTGCTTCTTCAGTACTGCAGTGAATCCAGTAAACTCTACATG GCAGTAACAGGAGATGCTATACTCTCAAGAGGTTCTAGATCCAAAAAGTTATTAGAACAAAGCTTATCTGACATCAGAACCATGGTACCTACTGCTTTGTCTATCAAG ATACTTGAGGTACTCCAAGATCTTAAGTCAACAGAGTTGTCTCTAGAATCATTTGAAGAAGAAGCTGGGAAAGCTATCAGGGAACTGATGAGACGGAGCACATCTTCTTCTGTGTCTTCTGATGAGATAAGAGATTTTCATTTTGCAGCACTAAAGCTCCAGCTTTCAACACCTGAAGCCGTTGTGGTAGAGAGAAGATCATTAAAGTCGCTTTATGGGAAGCTAGGAGAGTGTGAAGGGAACAAGAGACAGATTCTGAAGTATCTCCTCTGCCTCCTGAAGAAGCATGAGAAAATCATTTGGAGTGATCACAAAGAGATCTCTCTCAGACAGCAACACTCTGTGAATGATTCTGTGTCTGCTAGTGTTGCAGAAGCCGGGTGTTCTGAGGAACACAACAGTGATACACTTCCTGAACAGTTCAAGTGTCCTCTCTCTCTTACTGTCATGTATGATCCTGTCATCATCTCCTCAGGCCACACGTTTGAGAGGATGTCGATTCAGAGATGGTTTGATTTAGGTAATGACACGTGTCCTGTATCAGAAAGGGTACTAGATGATTTCACATTGCAGTCCAATGTAGCGATGAAGGATCAGATATCAAAATGGTGCAAGAAGCACGGTCTTGATGTTCAAGATCCAGCAATGAAGCACACAGACAACGCTTCACAGAATCTTGACTTCTCCATTGCTAGTTTTACAAGTTCTCTGTACAATATACCAGACCTCAGCTGCTTCACGAGTAGGGACTTCAGCTCTAGCTTCTCCACGGATTCGCCATCATACTCTAGGATGTCCAGGGGTGGCTACTTCATGCCAATGCAGACGATAGCTTCTGAGTCAGGAACTGAAGTCACAGATTCTACTCATCACAGTGAGGTGGAGATAGAGCCTTTGTGTGAACTCAGTAAGCTTCCATGGGATGCTCAGGTCAAGGCTGTTCAAGATGTGAGAAGTCTTTTTGAGAAAGATTCTAGGGCTGTTCGGTCTGTGTCACCTAGTAAGTTTCTTGAGCCGCTTATCACATTCTTGAAGAACGCTCATGAGAGAAATGGCACTGAGGGAGACGTAGTAAAGTGTGGTTTGGATTTGTTATTGACTTTCCTCAGTGGAAACAGGAAGGCTATAGAGAGCTTGAAAGAAGACTTGTTTGAAATGTTGTGTGTCTTTCTTGGGTCAGAGTTAGTAGCTGAAGAAGCTCTAAACGTACTTGAGGTTCTCTCTAATCATCCACAGAGTCTCTCAAAGATAACTTCAAcaagctctctctcttcccTTTTGAAGATAGCTGAGTCTGGAGCACAACATCTTCAAGAACAAGCTATGATCACACTCAAGAACCTCTCTGCAAGCAATGAGATTTGTGCGGAAATGGTCTCTCTCGGTTTTGTCCATAAGCTCACATCTTTCTTGCAACAAAACGTTTTCAGCAAACACTCAATCATCATGCTGAAGAATCTCTGCAACACTGAGAAAGGTAGGGTTTGTGTAACTGAGACCCCTGGTTGTTTAGCTTCAATAGCTGAGCTACTGGACTCAAATGTTTCTGAGGAGCTAGAGAATGCGATCTCCATCCTCCTCCAGCTCTGCGTGGAGAAGATAGAGTATTGTTATCTTGTGGTGAGAGAAGGCCTTAATATATACTCATCTCTTCTCTTGATATCCAACAATGGAACCGAGGAAGCTAAGGTGGGTGCATCTGAGTTGCTTAGAGCTCTTGAAGaagtagtagaagaagaagaagaatcctcCACACCACAAGAAGAAGCAACTACTTCACAGGTTGTTGTTGCTCCAGTTACGTATCAGGAACCTGTAGTAACGGCACCGTCTCCAAAGAAGTCTGGTCTTTTTGGGCTCAGATtcattctcaagaagaagaagataaaatcaTAA